CATAACCATCGAAGATCAAATCAGCACAGAGGACACAAGGATTTTAacgtggaccccccccccccccccccgcccccaatGAGAAGGGTAAAAACCAAAGCGTAGTCGCGGGGGATTTACAACGATGATCTTATCACATGTGGCGGCTTACAAAGGATACACACACACAGTTCCGCTATGGCCCAAGCCTCGGCCTCTGCTCCGCTTCGTCAGAAGTTAGCCTTATCTGAATTTGGATTACAACTTAACAAACACTGTCATTGTCGCCTCCTTGGCTGAGGAAACTGCAAGGGTTGGCGCGAAGGAAAGAAGGATGGGTGTAGAGGAGGCCTTGTCCGAGATAGAGGTCGAGATTGCTGAGGAGCTGGTTGTCGTGGCCAAGGAGAAAGGCAAGGCTTCCATGTTGATTTCCTCTGAGAATTGCGATGATGACAACGGCCCCAATTATACATGGAGGACCCCCAAAGGGTACAGAGGGAGGTAGTCGATAGCAAATGTGATTGAACCGTGCACTATCGAGGAGATCAGGAGGTACTACGCTCAGTTTGAGTTGAAGAAGCGGGAGAATTAGTTTCTTCCATGTATTTGTGGGTTTATGTTTATTACATAGTTTTATGTTATGTTTGTTTTGCTAAAACAAGTTCACTCAGTCGTGCAGTCATGTTTTGTACTATGTTGAACGTGTGTCTGGAGTTTATGCTATGTTGTGTCTGAATATTTCACATTGTTGTCAAAATAAGTTCATATTCACCCACAAAAAGGAATAAATTAAGTTCATACATGTACTATTAAAGGTGAATGTGTACGTAGTCATTCATTGACACATCCTCCCATCCATCGAAGGAACAACCTGCCGATTTTTTCTTATGTAATTCACTCTTCCGCCAGCTtttaccgattctttctatcccgAGACAGCCATCATATCCCATGCCGCACGAACCGCTCCCCTCCTCTCCTGCATCTCTTGGTGCCCGATTTCCCCTCACGTAGGGTTCCTTGGGATCAGTGCTGACGAAACGGGCCATGCCTAGCATGCCGGCCCGCGAGCACGCTGGAAACGACACATGACGGGCCAGGCCCATCATGGGCTAATCAGGCTGTGCTAGTCACGCGGTGCACCGTGCTTAGGCCACAAGGTTGAGCACGTGGGCCGGCACGACATGACccgtttatttattttatctttatATGGAATTAAACAACCCAATAGACCAAAAAATAGCCTAGCAGGACAAACAACATGTGGGCCTATCGTGCCTGGTGGGCCGGCGGGCTAGCCAGATTAGCCGAGGGGCCGTGCCTGGGCTGCTAAGCGCATCACGTGGGCCAACGCAACACAAACTATTTACTAATCATGACCCAGTGGGCCGTGCCATGCCACGATTACCACGTGTCAGGTTGTGATGTGTCGTGCCGGTCCGTTTGGCCAACTCTCCTCTTGATAGAGGTGGCATCGCTGCCGCTCAATTCCTCCTCCCCTTTCCCCTTCCTGCTGGACTACCCGTGGCTGGCCCTTCTTCCACCATGGACGGCGAGCGACCCCCACGGCGACCCATGCCTACTCTGCACCAGCGTGGAGGACCAGTCCCTTTTGATCCAATCCGATGGTGAGGATCAGTGTGCGCGCCACCACCTTCGCTGCTTGCATACCAGAGTCATTCCCCAATGTTAGGTATTCATTCATGTCCATCACTCCACCACCAACAAGGAGGACACTGCTGCATCACCGCTCCTTTGATCTCAATCCCTTAGCTGCCACCCATCCTACGATCAACCTCCGCTTGATAGAACAGAAGGTCCACACACAACACCCCTCTCTCCTCCCTTTGAAACCCTAGAGTTCCGGCGAACCATGGCGACATGTACCTGCGACGATCCAGATGAGGGCCCCAAGGCACTCACCTGCGAGCACTGGAGGAGAGGATGCCCTAGGAGGGGAGGAGGCGACCATGGCTACAAGTAGCAGGACCACCAGTCGGCGGCCACTGTGGTCAACGCTTTGTTCGAGGTTtgttcccctcctctttccttcctccaATTTTCACGAGAAATGCACACACATGAGAAAACTAGGTCAGTGGTTTTAGTCTTTAATATGGATACCCGTTATCATGATCTTTTTATTATCCCGATTGGCGGTTTGGTTTTGTTTTTAAAATTGACAAGTAAATGGACTTTTTTTGCAGGGATAAGCAAATGAACTCCTAGTATTCCATTATAATGAGGTAGACTGTCAAATGCTATGTTGCTCCTTCAAGGAAGACATTCATTTCGTTGCATTTGTACTTTCAAGCTCCGTCCAAGCACCAGCGTGCCCGAGCTCCCTCCAAAGCGGCTTGCACCGCACCACCCTGAGCGGGAGGAGGAAAGGACCCCACCGCCTCCGAGCCGCATCGGTTTTGCCCGGCGACTCCTGCCGGCAGCAGCGAGGGGGTGGGCGATGACCGGGTGTGGctctggcggcggctagggttcactCCTGGCCACCTGCGGGAGCGACCGAGGAGTGAGTCATTCTGTGAATTCTCATGTGGTTTTCATCAATACGTGATCTTGAAACTCGGAGTCTCGATGCCCACTCAAACCCCCTCGTTGCTCTGCTTGTGCTACTTGGGAAACCTAGTGCGTCGCCGGTAGGCTCCTTGTGTGTGCTTTTGCTATAAAAGGAAAATACAATTGGGGCGTAGCAGCATGGCAAGACTTCCTTTCACATGTATGCTCCATATAAAAATTTCCTTTCAAGATGATAGATAGGTTGAGAAATATAGCAAATCCTGTTATTTTGACTACTACTCCGAAATTGTTATCGGTTAGCCCATGTTATATTAGGAACAATCACCATGAAGTGTGTCCAAGTAGGACAAGTGCTTAGTGGTAGTTTACCAGGTGCGCTAGCTCTGTATAAATATACGTGTACCGTCCCCATGAGAAACAAAGCAAGAAATCGATCAAAGCCAGGCCAGCTCAAACCAGGTCGCTCTTGTTCGAATACGTAGCTTATCGATCCAAAGCGATGACAAACATGGCCGTAATAAAAGGGATGGTGGAGCTGGCCACAATCGGCGTGTCTGCCCTTACTACTGTTGGTTTGTCCTGGACAGCATGGAAGCTGTACGAGAGAGAGATGAAGCCCTCGTCCTCGAGGACGGGCACCCTCAAGACCTTGGCCGCCGGCGCGTCTGATCCTGTCATCGGCCGCGACAACGAGATTGACCGCACCATCTGCATCCTCTGCCGCCGGACTAAGAACTGCGCAGCGCTCGTCGGACCGGCCGGTGTCGGCAAGACGGCCATCGTCGAAGGCCTGGCCCAGCGCATCGCTGCTGGGACGGTTCCCGACGCGCTTGCCGGGGCCCGCGTGGTGGAGCTCGATGTCGGGGCGATGGTCGCGGGGACCCAGTGGCGCGGCATGTTCGAGAAGCGCttgaagaatgccatcaagcaggCGGAGGATACGGCCGGAAAGCTGATCCTCTTCATAGACGAGATGCACATGCTTGTTGGTGCTGGTGACCAGGGCCGCACTGTGGACGCTGCCAACATCCTCAAGCCAGCGTTGGCCCGTGGTCGCATCCGTTGCATAGGTGCTACCACATCGAAAGAGTACCGAAAATACATAGAAAGGGATGCGGCACTGGAGCGACGGTTCCAAAGGGTTGACGTCGATGAGCCAAGCGTGCAGGCGACCGTTGCCATCCTGCAGGGGCTGAAGCAGCGGTACCAAGACCACCATGGCCTGATAATCCAGGACGACGCTCTTGTTGCTGCTGCCCAGCTCGCTGGCCGTTATATTAAAGGTATGTTCGTCATGTGATTCGGAACAATTTCGATTTACTTTGCTATAGGTTTGTGCATATTGAAGAGAATGCGGATTTTTATTGTTGTTAGGCCGCCAGTTTCCTGATAAAACAATTGACCTGATGGACGAGGCATGCACTGCTGTGAAGTTGCATCAACCAAAAAAGGTGAAAATAAGAAAACTAGCACTATAAATGCGGTCGAGGAGATAACCGTTGGTCCATGTCATATTGCACAGGTAAATTAGCATTCTTTGCAAATTGTATGCATATGATTATGTTTCATTGTGATGGGTCATGTTCTATTCTCATATGAAGGTTGTGGGCCGATGGACTAAATGTCCGATCAATACACTTGGCCGAGAGGAGGAGAATTTCAGCCACATAGTAGACAAATTGCATGAGAGAGTTGTTGGACAATATGAAGCAGTTAATTTGGTTGCGCAAGAAGTTCTACGTTCTAGGGTCGGCTTTGACCAATCTGGCCAACCAATTGGCTCGTTCCTCTTTTTGGGCCCGATTGGTGTTGGAAAGACAGAGCTCGCAAAAGCACTCGCCGAGAAGCTTTTTGACAACGAGAAGATGTTAGTCCGCTTTGACATGTCAGAATATGCTGATAGTGGATCTGTGTCGCGTCTGGTTGGAGGACCTGGAAGGTTTAACTTGTACACTCTTTGCACTTGTATTTCTTTCCCAAACTTCCTTCTCGTGCCTCACTTTTCCATTTGACTTTCTGAAGCTACGAGGAAGATGGACAACTTACCGAGAAAGTCAGGAGCCAACCATATAGTGTCGTTCTTTTTGACGAGGTGGATAAGGCACATCCCTCAATTTTCAAGGTTCTCATTCAACTCCTCGATGATGGCACGTTGATTGATGGAAAGGGTCGGAACGTATATTTCAAGGACACTATCATAATCATGAGCTCTAATCTTGGAGTAGAGAACCTGTCAGCTGGAACGGCTGGAGAAAACATAGCAACTGCACGGGATCTTCTCATGAAACAGGTATGTGTATCCCAAACTGTCCCTTGTAAAGTACCAGTGGGCACCCTGCAGACCAACATATTTACCAGTGGGATCTTCTCATGAAACAGGTTGAGAAACGCTTTAAGCCTGAATTTATCAACAAACTGAGTGAGACTGTCATATTTGAGCCGCTTTCTCATGACGAACTGAGGGAGATCGTGAAAATCCAGATGAAGAGTGTCGTTGCTATGGCAGCTAAGAAAGGCATCTCTCTGTTTGCAACAGATGCCGCCTTGGACGTCATTTGGTCAGAATCTCACGATACGGTAAGTACATGTTATTTTTACCAAACCAAATCATACAAATTTGCTTAGTCGTTTGTATGTCCCGCTTACGATGCATGCATGGACTATGTATTGCAGGTGTATGGCGCAAGGCCTATTAAGAGGTGGATGAAGAAGAATGTGACGAGAGTTCTTGTGGACATGCTGGTCAATGGAGAAGCGTGTCAAGGCTCGGTCATCAGCGTCAATGCCACGGACGACAAGAAGGGGCTGAAGTACCAAATACTGAAGTAGCAGTAGGTGGCAGACTGAGGACAGATAGAGCTTGCCGTTTGCATAGGCAACAGACCGAATTAATATGTGTGTTTTTAGTGATTTACCAAGCCTTTGTTTTAAGTGCTATTCATTACCTGTAGCAAAATGATATGTACAATTTACGGGTTTGTCGGTAACTACCGTTTTCTCTTGCTTGATGGGGTTTATTACTTCCGTGATCGAGGAAAACCTCTGAGTGACTGCTAGTGACTTAAAATCTTTTATGAAAACTAAGCTTCGGCTGAGCTGACTATGATTTTCGTCTACTACGTCAAAGCCTTTTACCCTCGCGAGCAGCCTCACACTCCTCAGCCCTGAGTCCGCGACGCTCCCCGGATCTTAAAACAAAAGCCCAAACATGCTGAGTAATGGTCTTCTATCTAGGTTAGTGTGCACGTGGACATTCGCAGAGACGTTGCATCCCGCTAGCTCCTTCTTCCGTTGCCATGTCTTTTCTTCTTCAATTGATGGAATAATCACGAGTGCTTTTGAGGTCGATTGTGTTTCTGTATCTATCCAGGGGCTGGcatttttcgataaagggtgaattttattgactCGAAATAAAGCATCAAGTTGATATAAACACGATGAAAACATACACGGCCTCTGCATAATTAAGACGCACATAACCAATaccaacacacacacaaaatacCCGCTAGCAAATAGCAAGGCCATATAAGACCAAAGCATTGCATAAGCGAGAGAAAAATCCGAAGCGAAGCGAACAAATCTGcgatcgacaaactacaacaatgaccatatccacaccaaccatctcatgacatcATAAGGACAACggggttcttcaacagcaacgccttcatgATGAGAGCAACGCTCGAGAGCCGCCGTCATCGGATCCAACCACCAAAGGTAAgactctaggttttcaccctgaagacaGTCTAAGCATAtacgagcaatgccttcaacaagggaaTGATGCAAAAAACATCACCATTGCCATGTATGACCACTCGTGTCAGACATAGGTTTTTACCTCGAAGCTCGAGACCTGGTACTCGAGAAGCACCACCATCGAAGTCAATCATATGTTCAAACATGTGTTTACTTAGGCATAAATATGCATACAGAAATGCGGACATGTAATTTCTAGCTTGCATAGTAATGAAATGGTATAGCTGCATCGAGTTTCTCTTCTTCCACTATCGGAACGGGTGTTTTCTCCGTTCAGTCGGCTTGGCCAGCCCGGAAGTAATACGAAATGAACGGGAACCTTGCGCATGCAGCGCTAACAGATTTCGACTCTTATTGTTGTATTAGGGAATGGAATACTTGCGGTATCCAACAAAATGCATTTGAACAAATATGCTCTGAAGCCCACCACACAAGAAAAGGATGCAGTTCTTCTGTAAGTTGGTTATAAGCAGTACGTTGGGTACTTCCCacatgtttttctttttctttttcgagAGTATCCAACAAAATGCATTTGAACAAATATGTAATAGGCTAACTTGTTGAAATATGTTGGTCAAACATATACTTGCATACAACGTAAACAGAAGATGAACATCAGCAACGTGTACAAGCACGTAGGTTCTGCTAAGCCCGTATCCTTAATAATGTCTTGGTTCTTGAGATGGCAGATGTTGTAAAGGGCTCAAGCTTCCATTTCTTAATTCTTGTAGGACATTTCAAGTATTGAGCAATAGGATTTGGTACAACCTCCAGAAGTAGTTGTAGGATGCTTAGGTGCTTTAGGTTTTCTTTTTAACTTTTTCTTTCCTCGTGGTTCATGTACTGAAGGAGTGCTTTTCTTTTGCAGCACGACACAATGTAAAAAATCACGCAGCAGTTTCAAAATTGAGATTCCATTTATTTGGTAGATTATTCTACGTCTTTAGGATGTCACAGTGGCACAATGCAATTTGTCTGTTTTGGGGCTGTCAGGCCGTATCTGAAGAAATCAGCACTATCAAGTTGTTGATTTCCTTGTTGGTCTGAAGATATGACACTCTTCTTTTAGTTTCAGTTAGCTCGATCCTAACAGGGGATTTGCTGAACCATTACTGTCAAGTTGCTTGATTAACTGGAATATGAATTACGGTGTTTCCATATTAGCTGTACAGTATGATACGGTATTTTGTTTAAGAGTAAACTGCCTGACATAGTGTTTCTTCTGTAAAACGTAGGTTTGGGAAACTGCTCGACCCCTTAAACGGGGTGTGGCTATTTCATTATATAGAGTACCAAGAGGTACAATACAATGTTACAATATGTATACAGAGGCTACatatatatacagtctaacaccttctctcaatcttaactatggcctgaagtacaaagcaagttaagattgcgcctacaacctACAAGttgtggttgtggaagaggcttcgtgaaaatgtcagcaagttgatcctttgacgagatgaacttgatacaaagtagcttctgtgcaacacgttccccaacaaaatgatAATCAACCTTAATATGCTTCGTCCGAGCATGGAATACGGAATTAGATGAAagatatgtagcaccgatgttatcacaccacagAACTGGAGGGCGAGCTGGAGAGACTCTCAATTCCCTCAATAGAGAttgtacccatatgatctcagcagtCGCATCAGCAACCGCTTTGCACTCAGCCTCAGTACTACTGCGAGACACTGTTGCTTGCTTgcgagcattccaggcgatcaagttaaAACCCAGGAATaccgcataaccccccgtggatcacCTGTCATCAGGattaccagcccaatctgcatctaAAAAAGCGGAGAGCTCACCGGACGGTGCAGGCTGAAGGAGCAAACCATAGGAGGCAGTAAGACAGATGTAACACAAAATACGCTTCACGGCTGACCAATGAGATGTCCTgggtgcatgaaggtactgacaCACGCGGTTAACTGCATAGGAGATATCAGGACTAGTAATAGTAAGGTATTGCAGACCACCAACGATACTGCGATACTCGGTAGCATCATCGGGTGAAAGATGTTGGAAATATCaacaatttaccaaatgattttattaacagaaatattagataaaacatgactaataTAACAGTGACAACACTAGTCATGCGATCTGACAGAAAGAAGgtagtggcgagaggaagaagaagttctggtgcgtctctcagAGAGGAGAGagctcccttttataggcgcaagagaaggaggcgagaggctgcgccgggagctgaagggaacgaggaagatgaaacgaacaggcagcagccgaagggtgcagcgttccTATTCAATATCCacttagacatcggctcggctcattcccgcggcgcgtcgtgacgaggcgtggcgaggcggacgacggaggaggagcgcgcgtggatgtccctcttgttctcatgctcatactgttggggaacgtagtaatttcaaaaaatttcctacgcacacgcaagatcatggtgatgcatagcaacgagaggggagagtgttgtctacgtaccctcgtagaccgaagcggaagcgttgacgcaacgtagaggaagtagtcgtacgtcttcccggtccaaccgatccaagcaccgttactccggcacctccgagttcttggcacacgttcagctcgatgacgctccccgggctccgatccagcaaagcttcggggaggagttccgtcagcacgacggcgtggtgacgatcttgatgttcaaccgtcgcagggcttcgcctaagcaccgctacaatatgaccgaggtggaatatggtggaggggggcaccgcacacagctaaggaacgatcacgaagatcaacttgtgtgtcctagggtgcccccctgcccccatatataaaggagccaaggggggtgcggccggccctagtaggactcccctcactttccttgtccaagtaggagagggggaaggaagggggagaggagaggaaggaaagggggggggggcgcccctccctccttgtccaattcggactagggggagagggggcgcgcggcctgccctggctgcctttcctcttctccactttaggcccatgaggcccattaaccccccggggggttccggtaaccccccggttctccggttttatccgaaactttcccgaaacacttccggtgtctgaatatagccgtccaatatatcgatctttatgtctcgaccatttcgagactcctcgttatgtccgtgatcatatctgggactccgaacaaccttcagtacatcaaaatacataaactcataatgaaactgtcatcgtaactttaggcgtgcggaccctacggttcgagaacaatgtagacatgaccgagacacgtctccggtcaataaccaatagcgggacctgaatgcccatattggctcctacatattctacgaagatctttatcagtcagaccgcataactacatacgttgttccctttgtcattggtatgttacttgtccgagattcgatcgtcggtatccaatacctagttcaatctcgttaccggcaagtctctttactcgttccgtaatacatcatctcacaactaacacattagttgcaatgcttgcaaggcttatgtgatgtgtattaccgagagggcccagagatacctctccgtcagacggagtgacaaatcctaatctcgaaatacgccaacccaacatgtacctttggagacacctctagagctcctttataatcacccagttacgttgtgacgtttggtagcacacaaagtgttcctccgataaacgggagttgcataatctcatagtcataggaacatgtataagtcatgaagaaagcaatagcaacatactaaacgatcgggtgctaagctaatggaatggtcatgtcaatcagatcattcaactaatgatgtgatcccgttaatcaaataacaactctttgtctatggttaggaaacacaaccatctttgattaacgagctagtcaagtagaggcatactagtgacactttgtttgtctatgtattcacacatgtattatgtttccggttaatacaattctagcatgaataataaacatttatcatgatataaggaaataaataataacttta
The sequence above is drawn from the Triticum aestivum cultivar Chinese Spring chromosome 7A, IWGSC CS RefSeq v2.1, whole genome shotgun sequence genome and encodes:
- the LOC123152872 gene encoding chaperone protein ClpB1-like, which encodes MVAGTQWRGMFEKRLKNAIKQAEDTAGKLILFIDEMHMLVGAGDQGRTVDAANILKPALARGRIRCIGATTSKEYRKYIERDAALERRFQRVDVDEPSVQATVAILQGLKQRYQDHHGLIIQDDALVAAAQLAGRYIKGRQFPDKTIDLMDEACTAVKLHQPKKVVGRWTKCPINTLGREEENFSHIVDKLHERVVGQYEAVNLVAQEVLRSRVGFDQSGQPIGSFLFLGPIGVGKTELAKALAEKLFDNEKMLVRFDMSEYADSGSVSRLVGGPGSYEEDGQLTEKVRSQPYSVVLFDEVDKAHPSIFKVLIQLLDDGTLIDGKGRNVYFKDTIIIMSSNLGVENLSAGTAGENIATARDLLMKQVEKRFKPEFINKLSETVIFEPLSHDELREIVKIQMKSVVAMAAKKGISLFATDAALDVIWSESHDTVYGARPIKRWMKKNVTRVLVDMLVNGEACQGSVISVNATDDKKGLKYQILK